The genomic segment CTCTACCTCTCTTACTGGCCTGTCTGATCCAGCTTTTTCGACTCGTGTCATTGGGGTGGCTTCGCCGCTCACACTGCACGGGTGCGCAGCGACCGGGAGATATGAACTCGGATGCGTGTGCTGAAAAACGGGTTTGATCTTCATGTCGGGCCGACCTCGCGAGGAACCATCGCCCTCACCCGCCGCGCTACGCGCGTCGACCTCTCCCATAGGGAGACGAGCCCAGGACAACTGCAAGAGCGTCAGAGCCCACCCGTTACAATGGCCCCATGACGTTCCCCATCCGCGCCATCACCCTCGATCTCGACGACACCCTCTGGCCGTTCGCGCCGATCGGCGCGCGGGTCGAGCAGACGCTCGATGCGTTCCTGCGCACGCACAGCCCCGCGACCGCGGACATGTATCCGATCGAGAAGATGCGCGATCTGCGCACGCGGGTGTTCGCGGACAACGCACATCTGATGCACGACCTGTCCGCGCTGCGGCAGTTGACCATCGAGCACGCCCTGCGCGACAGCGGCGGTGATCTCGGGCTGCTGGATGCCGCGTACGAGGTGTTCTACGCCGAGCGCAACAAGGTCGAGTACTACCCCGACAGCCTCGCCGCGCTCGAGCGCATCGCGGCGCGGGTGCCGGTGGCGGCGGTGACCAACGGCAACGCGGATCTCGATCGCGTCGGCATCGGCCATCTGTTCGCGTTCACCCTGGGCTCGCGCGAGCACGGCGTGGCCAAGCCCGACGCGAGTATTTTCCACGCCGCCTGCGATCGACTCGGCTGCGCGCATGGCGACGTGCTGCACGTCGGCGACCACATCGAGATGGACGTCGCCGGCGCCGCGCGCGCGGGTCTGCGCACCTGCTGGATCAATCGCGAGGACCGGCGCTGGGAACATCCGACGCTGACGCCCGATCTCGAATTCGACACGCTCACCGCGCTCGCCGACTGGCTCGATGCCATGCCGACCACCGCCGACTGCACCTGACCCTGGCGTTCCCATGACCGACACCACGATCGACCTCTTCGCCACCGCCTCCCAGGACGCGCGTGCGCTGCACATCGTCACGCGCGACGGCTACGCGGCCTGGCGCGACACGCAGCCGGCCGTCGTGCAGGCCTGGCTCGATGCGCAGGCCTTCGACGCGGCGCCCGGTACGTTGGCGCTGCTGCCCGGTGACGGTGGCCTCGAAGGCGCGGTGATCGGCATCGGCGACGCGCTCGATCCGGACAGCTACGCGCATGCGGTCTACGGGCTGCCGGAAGGCGACTGGCGCGTGGCCGGTGCGCACGATGCGGCGACGCTGCAGCTGGGCTGGGGGCTCGGCGCGTACCGCTTCACCCGTTACAAGACGACGGCGCGCAAGCCGGCTCGACTCGCGGTGGACGCGGCCGATGCCGAGACCGTCGACGTCATCGCCGCGACCACACGCGTGCGCGATCTGGTCAATACGCCGACCGAGCACATGGGCCCGGAGCAGATGGAAGCGGTGGTCCGCGAGATCGCGCAGGCGCACGGCGCGCGCTTCGACAGCATCGTCGGCGACGCACTGCTCGAGCAGAATTTTCCGGCGATCCACGCGGTCGGCCGCGCCTCGCATCGCGCACCGCGCCTGCTGCATCTGACCTGGGGCGACGCCGCACATCCGCATATCGCGATCGTCGGCAAGGGCGTGTGCTTCGACACCGGCGGGCTCGACCTCAAGCCGGCCGACGGCATGCGCAACATGAAGAAAGACATGGGCGGCGCGGCGCATGCGATCGCGCTGGCCGAACTGGTGATGGCGCGCAGGCTGCCGCTGCGCATCACCCTGCTGGTGCCAGCGGTCGAAAACGCGATCGGTCCGGACGCATTCCGCCCGGGCGAAGTCATCGCCACGCGCCAGGGCATCAGCGTTGAGATCGACAACACCGACGCGGAAGGCCGTCTGGTGCTGTGCGATGCGCTGACCTTCGCCGGCGAGCAGTCGCCGGACACGATCCTCGATTTCGCCACGCTCACCGGCGCGGCGCGCATCGCGCTGGGCCCGGACCTGCCGGCGCTGTTCTCCAACAACGATGCACTGGCGAACGCCTGGATCGCCGGCGGCGAAGCAACGCGCGATCCGATGTGGCGCATGCCGTTGTGGCGGCCGTATCTGCGTTATCTCACCAGCGGCATCGCCGATCTCGCCAATGCCGGCTCACGCATGGCCGGCGCGGTCACCGCGGCGCTGTATCTCGAACGCTTCGTGCCGGCGGAGACGCCATGGGCGCATCTCGATACCTACGCCTGGAACGACAGCAGCCGCGCGGGCCATCCGCAGGGCGGCGAGGCACTGGGCCTACGCGCGGCGTGGGCGCTGCTGAAGTCGCGCGTCTGAGGCTGCGTCAGCGCAACCAACCGCGACGCGCGGCGCCGCGCACGAACAGCCACATCGACGCGACCACCAGGATCAGCAGCAGCGGCAGGCCCAGCCCGCGCAGGCCGGTCAAGGCCCAGACCGGCGTCAGCGCGTAGCTGGCGACCATCTGCACGACGATCGCGATGAACGACACCCGCAGCGCGGGTTCCGCCCAGCGACGCGCGAACAGCAACGCGATCGAACCGGCCGAGCCGGCCAGCGTCGCCAGACCGAACACGCCGTAGATCCACATCGGCATCGCCGCATTGATCTGCTGCTGGTCGAGCGGCAGCGCGGCGCGCTGTTCGGGCGTCATCGACACCTGCAGCACGAACACCAGCAGGCCGAACAGGTTCCACAGCAGCGCGGTCAGCGCGACCACGCGGGCGCCCAGCGGCATTGGAGTCTGCATCGGTCGGTCCTCGGTGTGCGCGGCGGTGGCATAGCGTAGCAGCGGCGACACATGCGCCTGCCGGCCACCCGCTGCCTGAAGCGGACACGACGCGCATGCCTACGAGGTTCCCGCGGCGGCCGCCGACAGGCGAAAATGGGCGCTTCGCCGGGCAGCGCCCGGTCCTTCGCCCGGTCCCCGATGAACGCTTCGACGCCGCTGTCCCCCGACGAGATCCGCAGCCTGTTCGCGCAGGCGATGTCGCGCATGTACCGCGACGAGGTGCCGCTGTACGGCACGCTGATGGAACTGGTGTCGGAGGTGAACGCCGCGACGCTGGCGCGCGATCCGTCGCTGGCCGCGCGTCTGCAGCGCAGCGATGCGCTCGACCGGCTGGACGCGGAACGTCACGGCGCGATCCGTGTCGGCACGCCGCGCGAGCTCGCGACGCTGCGTCGCCTGTTCGCGGTGATGGGCATGCATCCGGTCGGCTATTACGACCTCGCCGTCGCCGGCGTGCCGGTGCACGCGACCGCGTTCCGTCCGGTCGATGCCGCGGCGCTCGCGCGCAACCCGTTCCGGGTGTTCACGTCCCTGCTGCGTCTCGAACTGATCGAAGACGCCGCGCTGCGCGACCAGGCGGCCGCGGTTCTCGAAGCGCGCGAAATCTTCACCCCGCCAGCGCTCGCGTTGATCGAACGCTTCGAGCAGGCCGGTGGCCTCACCGCCGGCGAAGCCGCCGAATTCGTTGCCGAAGCGCTGGAAACCTTCCGCTGGCACAGCGAAGCCACCGTGTCGCACGCGACTTACCAGGCGCTGCTGTCCGCACATCGCCTGATCGCCGACGTGGTCTGCTTCCGCGGCCCGCACATCAACCATCTGACCCCGCGCACGCTCGATATCGACGCCGCGCAGGACGCGATGCAGGCGCGCGGCATCGACGCCAAGGCGGTGATCGAAGGCCCGCCACGTCGTCGCTGCCCGATCCTGCTGCGCCAGACCAGCTTCAAGGCGTTGCAGGAGCCGGTGCTGTTCCCCGCCGGCGACAGCGCCGACGCCGGCACGCACACCGCGCGCTTCGGCGAGATCGAACAGCGCGGCCTCGCGCTGACGCCGAAGGGCCGCGCGCTCTACGACAGCCTGCTCGCACGGGCACGCGATGCGGGCGGCGCCGGCAGCACCGGCGACTACGGCACGCGCCTGGCCACGGCATTCAATGATTTCCCGGATGACGACGACACGCTGCGTCGCGAGGGCCTCGGCTACTACCGCTACGCGCTGACCGATGCGGGGCTTGCGGATCGGTCAGCCGTTGCACGCGGCAGCGTCGACGATGCGATCAGTATGGGACTCGTGACAGCAGACCCGGTGGTCTACGAAGACTTCCTGCCGGTCAGCGCGGCCGGCATCTTCCAGTCGAACCTTGGCGGCGGCGAACAGCGCGCGTTTGCGGCGCAGTCGAATCGCGATGCGTTCGAAAAGGCGCTCGGTGCACAGGTGCATGACGAGTTCGAGATCTATGCGCGGATCGAGCGGGAGTCGCTGGTAGCGGTAGGGCTGGCGACGTAAGAGCGCTCGACTGTTCAGCCCTCCCCCGCCTGCGGGGGAAGGCGCGTGTTGGTCGCACGCGTCAGGCGGTGACGCCGCCTACAACCACCCCTTCTGCCGCGCCAGCCGGTACGCCTCGATCCGGTTGCCGACGCCCAGCTTCCCGATCGCTTCCGACAGGTAATTGCGCACGGTGCCGTGCGAGAGCTTCAGCTGCGCGGCGATCTCGCTGGCGCTCATGCCCTGCCCGGCGAGTCGCAGCGTCTGTCGTTCGCGCTCGCTCAACGGGTCGGGCTCGCTCCAGGCTTCCAGTGCGAGTTGGGGATCGATCGCGCGGCCGCCGTCGTGGACGCGGCGCAGGGCATCGGCGAGTTGTTCGGCCGGTGCGTCCTTCAGCAGATACCCGCCGACGCCGGCATCCAGCGCGCGGCGCAGGAAACCCGCGCGGGCGAAGGTGGTGACGATCACCACGCGGACCGGGAGTTCGTGGCGCTGGATGCGCTGCGCGAGTTCGAGACCGGTGAGGCCGGGCATCTCGATGTCGGTGACGAGGATGTCGGGCGACAGGCGCTGCAGTTCGCGCCAGGCCGATTCGCCGTCGCCGACGCTGCCGACCACCGACAGATCGTCTTCGAGATTCAGCAGCGCCGTCAGCGCGCCGCGCAGCATCGACTGGTCCTCGGCGATGAGGATGCGGAGCGGCGCTTCGGACGTGGGCATGCGCGACATGGCAGTGACGGTAGCAGCTGGACGACGGTCGAAAAGAACGGAGGTGCGTGCGTTGCGGATCAGCCGGCAGCGCCGAGCGGAATGCGCGCATCGATCCGCGTGCCGTCGGCCCCGCTGTCGATGCGCAACTGCCCGCCCAGTGCTTCGATGCGCTCGCGCATACCCGACAGACCATTGCCGGGCACGATCGCGCCGCCGCGACCGTCGTCGCTGACCT from the Luteimonas fraxinea genome contains:
- a CDS encoding leucyl aminopeptidase family protein, producing the protein MTDTTIDLFATASQDARALHIVTRDGYAAWRDTQPAVVQAWLDAQAFDAAPGTLALLPGDGGLEGAVIGIGDALDPDSYAHAVYGLPEGDWRVAGAHDAATLQLGWGLGAYRFTRYKTTARKPARLAVDAADAETVDVIAATTRVRDLVNTPTEHMGPEQMEAVVREIAQAHGARFDSIVGDALLEQNFPAIHAVGRASHRAPRLLHLTWGDAAHPHIAIVGKGVCFDTGGLDLKPADGMRNMKKDMGGAAHAIALAELVMARRLPLRITLLVPAVENAIGPDAFRPGEVIATRQGISVEIDNTDAEGRLVLCDALTFAGEQSPDTILDFATLTGAARIALGPDLPALFSNNDALANAWIAGGEATRDPMWRMPLWRPYLRYLTSGIADLANAGSRMAGAVTAALYLERFVPAETPWAHLDTYAWNDSSRAGHPQGGEALGLRAAWALLKSRV
- a CDS encoding response regulator transcription factor is translated as MPTSEAPLRILIAEDQSMLRGALTALLNLEDDLSVVGSVGDGESAWRELQRLSPDILVTDIEMPGLTGLELAQRIQRHELPVRVVIVTTFARAGFLRRALDAGVGGYLLKDAPAEQLADALRRVHDGGRAIDPQLALEAWSEPDPLSERERQTLRLAGQGMSASEIAAQLKLSHGTVRNYLSEAIGKLGVGNRIEAYRLARQKGWL
- the hglS gene encoding 2-oxoadipate dioxygenase/decarboxylase HglS; its protein translation is MNASTPLSPDEIRSLFAQAMSRMYRDEVPLYGTLMELVSEVNAATLARDPSLAARLQRSDALDRLDAERHGAIRVGTPRELATLRRLFAVMGMHPVGYYDLAVAGVPVHATAFRPVDAAALARNPFRVFTSLLRLELIEDAALRDQAAAVLEAREIFTPPALALIERFEQAGGLTAGEAAEFVAEALETFRWHSEATVSHATYQALLSAHRLIADVVCFRGPHINHLTPRTLDIDAAQDAMQARGIDAKAVIEGPPRRRCPILLRQTSFKALQEPVLFPAGDSADAGTHTARFGEIEQRGLALTPKGRALYDSLLARARDAGGAGSTGDYGTRLATAFNDFPDDDDTLRREGLGYYRYALTDAGLADRSAVARGSVDDAISMGLVTADPVVYEDFLPVSAAGIFQSNLGGGEQRAFAAQSNRDAFEKALGAQVHDEFEIYARIERESLVAVGLAT
- a CDS encoding HAD family hydrolase, with translation MTFPIRAITLDLDDTLWPFAPIGARVEQTLDAFLRTHSPATADMYPIEKMRDLRTRVFADNAHLMHDLSALRQLTIEHALRDSGGDLGLLDAAYEVFYAERNKVEYYPDSLAALERIAARVPVAAVTNGNADLDRVGIGHLFAFTLGSREHGVAKPDASIFHAACDRLGCAHGDVLHVGDHIEMDVAGAARAGLRTCWINREDRRWEHPTLTPDLEFDTLTALADWLDAMPTTADCT